In Lactuca sativa cultivar Salinas chromosome 5, Lsat_Salinas_v11, whole genome shotgun sequence, the DNA window aaggcggATCACCAATGatggagtgataactgttgttgtaggagaactccgtaAGGGgcaggtaggaatcccaactcccaccaaaaccGATAACACagacccgcaacatatcctcaagggtctgtatTGTCCACTCACTTTGGCCGTCGGTTTGTAGATGATAAGCAGTGGTGAAATACAacctcgtgcccagttcctcgtggaattCTACTAGAAACAGGAAGTGAACAGAACATCCCGGTCTGAAACAATGGACACCGGCACCCCATGACGAGCAACAATCTCTCAGACAAAAACATCGGCCAACTTTTCAGCCGAAGAGCTCTCCCAGATGGCTAAAAAgggggcactcttggtcaatcgatccatgatggcCCATATAGCATCATAACCCTTTGTTGTCTTCGACACGATGGTGATAacatccatcgtgatctgctcccatttccacatgggaacctccagaggctgcagcttgccatgcggcctctgatgctcagccttgaccatcatGCATGTCaaacatctctcaacataccaggctatCTCATTCTTCATACATGGCTACCGATATCTCAATCTCAaatctcgatacatcttggtggctcctggGTATATAtaaaagtgagacttatgagcctcctctaacACAATCTACCTGACCCCACCAGAAACTAAAACCTAGACCTGACCACACCGGGTCAATAACCCTCGACTATCTGTGAAAAATCTGTCGATCTCACCTATGACCCTCTCTTGTTTCCAATTCTCTTTTCGAACTCCTTCAAACTGAGCCTCCCCGATCAAACCCAAAAGCGAAGAATCAACCGATATCCTCAAACACGTCTCCCCAACCAAAGATCTAGCCAActtacggctcaaagcatccaccaccacattcgctttactcggatggtaaaggatctcacagtcataatccatgaccacatccagccacttgcgatgcctcatgtttaggtttgGCTAGTCCAtcagatatctcaaactcttatgataCCTGTAGGAccgtacaacggaccccatatagatagtgtctccaaatcttgtgggcgaacaccactgccccaactccagatcatgcgtgggatcGCGGCTCATACAACTTTAGCTGTtgcgaagcataagcaatcacaagTCCTATCTACATGAGGAACACCCCTaaaccagtgatggatgcatTAAAGAATACCACAAATCCTTAACTCCCTCCGAGAGGGTCAATATTAGGGCCTCACATAACCTTtgccgaagagtctcaaatgctgACTGTTGCTCAGGGCCCTATCAGAAATCCACCCCTTTCTCGTtaaacgagtgaggggtaccacaTTCTTAGacaagtcctgaatgaatctccgatagtaccatGCCAaaaccaagaaactcctgatctctaagggagatttcggaacctcccactgcatcacagcctcgatTTTTGCCAAattgaccaaaatcccatcctggttaacgaggtgcccaaggaattggacctctcatagccaaaactcgcacttcaagaacttgacataaagtcgttctcacctgaaaaccctaaaagctctcgaagatgctcctcatgctactctctggtcttagaatacaccaagatatcatcaataaacataaTAACCGATCGGTCGAGCATTGACATGCATACCTAGTTCATCAGATCCGTAACATAGCAGGcatattggtgagcccaaatggtaacaccacgaacttgtaatgcccataacgagtctggaacgcggtcttctccacgtcctcctcacTCACTCTAACCTTATGATACCCATAGCTCAGATATATCTTGGAGAACTAAGAtacaccctgcaactgatcaaagaggtcatcaatatgcagaaggggataatggttcttcactgttaactttttcaactctcggtaatcaatgcacatccgatatgaaccatccttcttcttgacgaacagtatTGGCGCTCCCCACGGataactgctcggtctaatgaactgCTTGCGTAACAGCTCCTGCAACtaagatgacaactcctgcatctcaggtggtgccaagcggtaCGACACCTTAGCAATCGGGGTCGCACCTAacacaaggtcaatcctgaacttgacctgcctctcgggagacacaccgggtaactcctccaggAATACATCAGAAAACTCCTTGACCAatggaacctctgaaactgaaatcAGATCCCCAACTAgagtatcaaccacataagccaaataaccTGCACACCCGTGTTGAATATATTGACGAGCCCTGACTGCCAAACAAAACCCTAAAACGAccctggtgccctctccataaataacaaGTTTGGGGTTCAAACTATCACTTTCTAGCCATCACAATCAATCATGGAACCAAACctactcagccaatccatacctactatcacgtacacatcccccatgggaatagggaTCAGATCAATTGGATAAGGCACCCCAAAGATCTCTAGTATACAACCCTGATATACCGTAGATGTAGAAACCTTGTGTTTGTCGACGATAGAAACCCGCAAAAGACACTATAACTCCCTAATAGTCATATCAAACTCCCTATTGAAAGAtcgagatacaaaggaccgactcgcacccgagtcaaacaacacaagAGTAGGAAACGAGTTCACTAAGAACATACCTATAAGGGGTatacatacaagcataacataaaacataatcaacataatcataaatagaaacatacctaTCACAACATATGGAGAGGCTCTGGCCTCCTCAACAGTGAGCTAGAAAGAacgaccctgagccctcaggGGATCCGCCCTCCCCTGGTgtccatcggtgatcctcaaagtagctggcGTTGGGGCCTGCACCGACTTGGCGACGAGCAATGGACAGTTGACCTTTACATGGACAACTTGAtcacaatgatagcaaatcctgaaactcaGAGTTGGGGTCGGCTGGAGGCAATCCCTTGCATATTGTCCCtcattgccacatttgtggcacacaCCTCCTGATCGACAAGCCCCCTCATGAACCTTGTCGCACTTTCCACTAGTGTGGCCCCTCTGCCCTCCAGATCTAATATCAGCGGTCCTGAACCGCTTCGGCGTAAGATGGGACTGTGCCAGGGCCGGTCTTTGCTTCCTTTGTCTGGAGCTCCATCTCAATCTCACGCCGCCTGACAGCCtgctgcaactccaacaaagaaCTATAACGTTGAGTGgatacaaactgcctgatatccgtcttgagcatgctcaagtaacaggttatctgagcctgctcagaacCAGCAAATTCAGGACAAAACATGACCCTCtatgtgaacatcttggtgatctacGTCACCGACTCAGTCCCCTGACTCATATCCAAATACTCCTGGGACAACCTCTCACACTCCTAAGCAACATATATCTAGAACGCAACATCTCCGAGAACTAGTCCCAAGACATAGAAACTATTTGCTCAGAAGAATACGAGCTAataacaagtctccaccaatccttctctCCATACCTCAGAAGGTTCATAGTGCACCTAACCTTCTGGTCAGCGGGGCAAGAgtaagtgaagaaacacccctcaatgtcgaaaagctacctcatggctatgatcgggtCATGAACTCCATCAAATTTTGGGGGCGTTGCATTGtcaaagtcccgatactaaaaagCTCTCCCAACACCAACCCCAACAGCGGAAACTGCTGTGGTGACTACAACAGCAGTAGCCTCAGACAACGAAGCATAACGCTCaccaaaatactccaccatggtggtattaatagacccgaacatctctggaaatTATGCGTGAAAGTGAGCAATAACCTCCTCCTGGAGGATATCCCTAATCTCGTCCTTGGACACAGCTGGCCCGCCTTGGACACCTGTCCCCGATCCTGATCCGAATCCTTCCTCAAAATGTCACgtcatcaccatactaaaaataaaccagggagatatcagataacacacataacataccaacagaaccaactcccaacaaagccttaggggttgtgacttccctgtTATGCGTacaggtcctatgctttcagtagtacggacccatactaccttccccacctacctgtatttgtctcaaggatcatcacaacaaccctaaaaATACACACTAAAAGACGCatacactcaatcctcactccctaTAGGGAGGTTAAACATCACGAGACTGGACGGATGACCCCACACaaatcatccatgaaacttccaccaaccctgcaacactcgtgtatgctaatcatacataacactagcCCATATAGACATtcaaatatctgatcctaccctaatcccttcattaaacaagaacaggaaataaggccaaaccaaacgtTCTCagactataaaatcttagttatgtataaagTTTTGGCGGCATGGCCGAGTGGTAAGGCGGGGGACTGCAAATCCTTTTTCCCCAATTCAAATCCGGGTGCCGCCTCATCAACAAACGAATAGAAATTTTTTATCTGCTGATATAAATCACCCAAATTTTACCCAACAGATAAGGCGATTGTTGATACTTGGTTGATTCTAAACATCTGTTATGGGGAtttaaccatgatgcatacactaagcaactatagtaatgatgtcaatttcatataaggaagaaacctaggctatcatgcatcatataatcagacaattctatcatgcaattcttgaagatccctagcctatccctagcttgttgttctaacatatcacaaaatcaataacggtgtggtaatttggggtctacttactggatccggctgatcgtacacatcacatcctctttgattattttagaaacaatttgaaaatcatttttataatcttttccttagtttgagactggattcacacgagtgttcctccaattcacttaaaccaaggctctgataccaacttgtaacactcataaaatcatgatgaatttaaaatttttaaaaccaACCAATTTCACAATATTTTTTACaaatatagttttcaaaacatgttcaacATCAGattctcccaaaatcataagtcaaaacatgaggatgtgtacggtcatgccttttCCATCCCAtaatcatccgaagtacctgaaacataacctaaaactgtaagccaacatTTAGTGAGATCGCCCAAAGTACCAACatataacataagcataaatacagacaacatgcatatagagccttcagcctgactagaaCGCCCCATcgacctacagtctatctggtatGCTCATAGAACCTTCAGAATGATTGGTATGCCTCAtcgggccttcaacctatctgaAACGTTCTTTGGCCCTTCGGACTGACTAGTACGCCTCTCGAGCCTTCAACCTATCTGGGACGCCCTGGGTCTCTTGTCCTTCAGTGTAAACtggcccgcctcaacccaaccacacacataaaccatgtcgacatatacataacagataagcATACATCTACTCGATCAACAGACAATCATatagatcttacagatcactaagcataacatcatcctatctaccaggatacagatctaacaaaaCACTACAACATACCAACATGCGATAAACCAAGATAGCAatataatgggtcggccttggtgccttcaacccacaagtaCTGTGAGGAAAACTCGCCTTACAAACTGAATAGAAGCTGATGAGGTCCCGACTTCGAATCTTAGCTCTCTAACCGATACCTAATCCCACCAATGACCAATTTCATCAAAACCCCAAAATAGCTtaaataccctcaaggtcaaacttggtaaaagtcaaaattagagtcaactggtcaaacccactaagtcaactgagtcaattcaaccgagtcaactcattAGGGCTGACCCAGtacgagtacgcagggcgtactccggaggTACGATGAGCATACTCCAAACCCTCTCAATTGACTACCATCGGGTTGGTTGACCTCGTACGTGCGACGTACTCTCGTATCCTTCAAAacttaataagtgcttaatggcttaagcacttacgtCCATATTTCAGATCCAAGGCTCAAGTAcactctagagtcataaagtttctaactttatgactttacatgcctaataagtgcttaactcacggtcttaatccattaagaccttctacaagatgcatggagcaaaactaacCATTGGGACTTCATATTTATAACATAGGACCCCTCCTAGGGTataaaaggacaactcaaatcgTCAAGAACATGCAATGCTCAAGATAAAAATTTAGGACTAAAAGGTATCACTAAAACACCCATTTATAGATCTACGTGATTGAAAGAtcaagttgcaagctttatacctttgaaGGGTTGCAAATGAAGAGTAAATCCTAGATTCAATGTGCTCCACTCTCCAAAGATGATCTTggcttcctttcttcttcttctaagcacacaaacacacacttttagGCTAGAAATGGCTTCTCAAAGAGAACTAGGGCTTCAAACACAAATGAGAGGGTGGAGGCTGATAAGGTGAagggaaatgaggccataaggatgcttaaataccagccaaaccctaaaaattagggtttcctcattTAGTGAGTACGCCTATCGTACACCACGTATGCACGACATACTTCGAAGGCTCCTAATTATAGCAATGCCCTTCAACCCCTTTAGCATACAATTCTGGAACTTTGGGACCAAATGTAATATAAATGAATTAAAGGGGGTCTAATTTGGAAGTACCTCACATTGGGATGTTATAGGGTGTCATGGTGTTGAATGTTTCGGGTAATTCAGTTGGTTGATCGGATGGGAGTGGTGGAAACCACTGCCATAATGGTGGAATGGATTTGGGATCTGCAACAGTGTGGTATGCGACTGGAGCAACAGATGGACTTGAAGGACTCATCGGGTGCTTGTCGAGTATACTATCAGACGGTGGATAGTGACGCTGCTTTTGGAGGTTTTGAAGTGGGCGGGGAATGACCCAAGATGGAGAAGCAGACCAACCATACGCAACCTATGGGTAGTAGTATGGAGAACAAGGGTgggctggggggggggggggtagcgtGCACTAGTAGCAAGTTATGAGGAAGAGGGTTGAGACCTTCTATTCTTAGAGGGATCTCCGGTGTGCCGGTTTAAAGAGCTTCGGTTGTGTTGGTTGCACCATTCAGGCATGTTGCTCTTTCCGTCTAGGAGAACTTGAGGGGAAAATGCATGATCAGAATGGGATGGAGAAGATAAGTGATGGAGGTGCACACAGATATCCTTAGAAACAAGGGTTGATCGGGCCTCCGAAAAGGAAGGATGCAGGTCCTTGTGACGGATAAGCATGGAGATGTTCTCGAACTTTGGAGAGAGACCATTGAACATGTATGTGACAAGGGTTTTCTTCGGTACCGGTGTGTCTATGTTTACCAACATGTTTGCAATGGCCTTCATTTTTTATAGTAATCGGTAATGAAGCGGTCACCTTGTACCAACGAACACAACTCATTATCTAGTTTAATGACTCGTGAGTGTTTGTTGTCCCTGAATAGAGATTCAAGATCGGTCCAGAAAGAATGGGTAGTAAACTTAGGTTTGAGGATCATAGTGAAAAAGGATTGTGTCATAGTACCATACAACCAAGATTTGACCAAGTTTTCGAGGTTGTCCCAATCGGCATCGGTTGGATCCTTAGGTTTGGTAGTGCCGTCGAGGTAGCTATAAACACTATATGCACGACAGTGAGTAAAGAAGAGTTCACGTCATGCTTCATAATTCAATTCATTGAGATAGAGTAGGAGGGGAACATAGGACTTGATGTTGGTGCAAGTGAAGGGCTTAGATTTGTCTGCAATGGTCGATCACaggaagaaagaaagaagaggaagagaagacatgaggaagaagaagagaagtAGGGCCAGAAAGAGTACCAAGATCAATTAAGGATCTGATACCATGTTTGACAATGATTTCCCCATGAGGATTTCATTAAACAATCCAGGAATAAATACAAAGTACAATGGTCTTAAATCTTAATACAAAAGGCTAACTAATGGGCTGAAATACAATACATAATATACAATAATAGATAAAACTCAGTATGAGATCAAGAACAGATAATGATAAATTTTATTATCTTCTTTATGTACCAGATTCAAATGAACAAAAATAGGATATAACTCCTGGTCCGAAAACTGTCAATAAACTGTCATATTGACAATTACAAACTACCACAAAACCGTCATTAAACTACCTTAAATTGGTTCCATGTCAGGGGTAAAACTGTTAGGGtcaaaattctcaaattttcATTTCGACCTTAGTCATGGCTtttccccttggaccccgctactAGGGGTGTTGCCCCCAGAGTCCTATGgtttaggggcttcgcccctaaataatAGTGTAATTTGAATCAAGACAAACtcaaacaagtgtgcactccgtACCATCCTTACTTGTTCAATATTTGTCAATATCACATTGGTTAACAAGttaatcccattacacttaaataacattaaTAACATAAATCACCAACATTTTGTCCTATTTGTGTTTCCGTTACCAATTTTGGAGAATCTGATTGTGAATTGCTTTTAAGGTCTTGGTTGTGAAGGTTGTGATTATGTTTAGTAAGGTTGCTGAAATACAAAAGCAAATTTAAATGATTGTAGATAGGATTGGAAAAGTTGTTATTATTGTTAAAAAAATCGTGTTTGTTGGATACGGGATACACATTGGAGCAAGTTTACAAAACCACATTGGGATGACTCTATGTTCGTATATTTGGGGGTGTTGTGTCTAGcccaaaatgattttcaaaattgcAGTTTTGATTTGTTGGTGAAGTGTTTGAATTTTAATCCATAGTAAAATGTTTGACTTTTAAAAAAgatatatgtgtgtatgtagTAAATGAAGAGAAGAATGGTATGAAAAAAAGAAGATAGTGTAGTATGGTATTTATAGGAGTGAtatgtgtttatttatttatttttaaattaaagttaTAGTTGTTGCAAACGGCTAGTCATGATGAAATATATCGAGTCTTATCCCATTCGCCATCATGTAATGTGGTTGTTACCACAATTCATCACTACTACGACCACGACACAACAAGCTGGTGTGGTTGGTTGTGGTGGTCTTCCACCATGGTAAAGACATAGCTTTGTGATTTGTATTCCGGACGGCTAAGAAAAAAGaccatttagtttttttttttgaactggAAATAAAGTTAAACAATCGGTCCTTACAGTTTACTTACCATGctaatttttttctatttaacttttaataattttttttgggtAATATCCGATATTCCCGGACCCAACCTAGGTCAtgtttgatagtttctgtctggAAAAGTGATGTGTGGTAAAGTGCTGTctgggaaagttttctgactgggaaagataccatgctgtttgattgtacatctgattgatTGTGCTGAATAAtgaaaaaaaagtaataattcaataaaaaataaattttaaaaaagttatttaaaaaaattaataatccaaataAGAAAGAAAGAGACGAAGTTTGGTGCATAACTGTCTTTCCAGCCCATTTagccagaaagatatgatttgGGGCTTTCTGGGAAAAACATATCTTACCGAAAAAGACTAattttttgtgcaaatcaaacagtctttctggtccattcagccagaaagatctgtTTAGACTTGGAAAGATGCGTATCAAACGAGACCATAATACCCAAATTACCTATATATGCATGCCAAAATTAAATACATTTTGGttattattttttgtatatgaaaaaACTCAAACTATTTGGAACCTGAAACAACTCAGACCCGTACCTAACTATAAATACTATTTGAAACGGAAAACTATACCCAAACCAGACCCCTACCAATCTTTGAGTTGCACATGACATGAATAAATGTCAATTCATGGACGACGCTAATATGTGGGACGATACATCCCATACTACATAGACGATATTTGTGATTTAGATACACCATATAAAATAACCAATTAACCATCAACCAATTCAGAATCGTTTTTTTTAATAACTTATTCTTTTGGTACTACGGATCAATGAGTATATGgaacaacattttttttaatatttcatctgaaaaatataaaatatgtagCAAAAGTCCGATTTTTACCGTAAAATGAGTTGAGCAAATCACTTTTCACCTCAAATATGTACGGATTATTGAAAGGGATCCAGTGGGAATTATTACATGATTGCTGCATAATCCCACTCAATATTGTCTAATTGACACTTTCCACCCTCTTAATTCTTTTTCTCCATtttctttttttcaaaaacaGCAGACTTTTAGAAAATTTCGAGGATCTCCGTAATCGAACGGTTACAAAGAGGACACGACCCTTGCTTCGACCACATCGCTCTGGAACACACCCTACAGTAGGTGTGCCCACAGGGGATTAACGCCGCACCTTTGTTTCTCTCTGTGCACAAGCAGCACATGCTACCAATCCCTCTCGCGCCGCTGCCGTTGTCATCGGCGTCATTCTCCGCTACCTTAACAACCTTGCTGCCGTCCATTCCTTCAAACAGTCTCACTATCGATTTCAATGGCTTCGTCGTCTTCAATCCATCTGTGGGTCCCACGTTTAATTGCCGACGATCTGCCGCCAATGCCGTTGCAAGGTTCATGGTCGTGCCACCACCTGCCGGAACCTGACCGATGATAGATCCCGTCGGTGGGTTTATCGTTTCCAAAGCAGCCGGAGATTGATCCGCAGAGCTCATCAATGGTTCTTCTTCGGAATTGGTATGGAGAACCCAGTTAGATGTCCCGCAAATCCCCATGATATTGATTCGCTTCCATCCAAGCCGCCGTTTGAGGTTCTTCCACGACGGCCAACGCCGCCTTTCGCTTCCCTCCGTTTTTACCGAACTCCTTGAGCCCTGAACTCGAACAGATTCAAATGCAGTTTCCACTTGAATCTTCTgtttccctgccaatttcgagcAATTAAATTGCGAGAATATAACAAATAATCGAAGAAACCCAATACATGATAAAGCAATTCAATAGAATTTAAATCATGCATTGTTGATTGTCGGCACTTATACATATTCTGTATTTGTAGAAGATAATCTTAAGAAAATGCAGGAAACTGAAATATGGGGTAGAAGAGAtgtgatgcatacatgatatattatgtgaataatccATGCTAATCGTTTATAGTTCTTAGCaattaggtgtgtgtgtgtgtgtgaatgaaGAAGTGCCAATGAAGATGAAGAAGGCACGAAGACTCGAAGAGTGGTGTGTGAATAAAAGCTGGAGCGATTGAATTTcgatgcaaatatgaatattatatatttttttcctTCCTTCAAAATATATTAGTATATGTAGAATTTTTAATAATTGTAACGCTCAAAAAGACTACTTTTGGTATGAGAAAAAGTAAATATtttttgatacatacaaatataaaatatttcgttTGCCTTTTCGTTTTTTatgaaaacaaaaaacaaacatgtTAAACGATTAACGCCAAAATAATGACACGACAAAAACCGATATTTTTGACAAGTTTGAGAGAACATTATTAATTTACATAAATATGCTAGGATTATGTGTAGCTTGTTACAGGTTCAAAGATATGATAAATAGTGTTATTTGGACGGTCTATAGGGCCGGTCCAAATGTATTATGGGccctaaaaataataaataaaatttaatttaatttaaaaataaacaacacaCAAATCATTATTAATATTAGAAACATAAATATAACAACAACATTACCTAAAAGAGAAATtactattattttaattcaaaTTAGTTTTTCTGCATTCAAACtgatatcattttcattcaaactATATGAACTCGATGgtttaaaaaaatta includes these proteins:
- the LOC111878857 gene encoding uncharacterized protein LOC111878857 is translated as MDYSHNISWKQKIQVETAFESVRVQGSRSSVKTEGSERRRWPSWKNLKRRLGWKRINIMGICGTSNWVLHTNSEEEPLMSSADQSPAALETINPPTGSIIGQVPAGGGTTMNLATALAADRRQLNVGPTDGLKTTKPLKSIVRLFEGMDGSKVVKVAENDADDNGSGARGIGSMCCLCTERNKGAALIPCGHTYCRVCSRAMWSKQGSCPLCNRSITEILEIF